From a single Calothrix sp. NIES-2098 genomic region:
- a CDS encoding NAD(P) transhydrogenase beta subunit: MSDFLPTGIQLTYLVAASLFILGLKKLGSPATARNGNVVAAVGMLLAIVATMLDQHVLNYEMILLGLAIGSAIGAIAAYKVQMTEMPQMVGLLNGLGGAASALVAVAEFWRLLDSGAPVPLDVNISMLLDVLIGGVTFTGSFLAFAKLQGLISGSPITFPFQQPFNLLLLGAYVVGSAYLIVTPDSLPIFLAVVAVSLILGVMFVIPIGGGDMPVVISLLNSLSGIAAAAAGFVVMNNMLIIAGALVGASGIILTEIMCKAMNRSLFSVLFSAFGTGGTAGGVASGGATDQTVRSIDPEEGAMMLGYARSVVIVPGYGMAVAQAQHSVRELTDQLERMGVDVKYAIHPVAGRMPGHMNVLLAEANVPYTQLYDMDDINPQFEQADVALVIGANDVVNPAARTDVNSPIYGMPILEVDRAKQTIVIKRGMSTGFAGVDNELFYKDKTTMLFGSAKDMVAKLVSEVKQL; the protein is encoded by the coding sequence GTGAGCGATTTTCTACCAACTGGGATTCAGCTGACGTACTTAGTCGCTGCATCTTTATTTATTCTGGGTTTAAAAAAGCTAGGTTCACCTGCGACAGCAAGGAACGGTAATGTTGTAGCAGCTGTAGGGATGCTGCTGGCAATTGTCGCCACCATGCTAGATCAGCATGTGTTGAACTACGAGATGATTTTGTTAGGCTTGGCAATTGGATCTGCTATTGGTGCGATCGCAGCCTACAAAGTCCAAATGACAGAAATGCCTCAAATGGTGGGTTTACTCAACGGTTTGGGTGGTGCAGCTTCTGCATTAGTTGCTGTTGCAGAATTCTGGCGGTTATTGGATTCTGGCGCGCCCGTACCCCTTGATGTCAACATTTCCATGCTACTGGATGTGTTAATCGGTGGTGTCACATTCACAGGTAGTTTTCTCGCCTTTGCCAAATTGCAGGGCTTAATTAGCGGTTCCCCGATTACATTTCCCTTCCAGCAACCATTTAACCTCTTACTTCTGGGTGCTTATGTAGTAGGTAGTGCCTACTTGATCGTTACACCAGATAGCTTACCCATCTTCTTAGCAGTAGTTGCTGTTTCTCTAATATTGGGTGTGATGTTCGTCATCCCCATTGGTGGCGGCGATATGCCGGTGGTAATTTCGCTGTTGAACTCTCTGTCAGGGATAGCCGCAGCCGCAGCCGGATTTGTGGTGATGAACAATATGTTAATCATCGCTGGTGCATTGGTGGGAGCCTCCGGGATTATCCTCACTGAGATTATGTGTAAAGCAATGAACCGTTCCCTATTTAGCGTGCTGTTCAGCGCTTTTGGTACAGGTGGCACGGCTGGTGGTGTAGCTAGCGGTGGTGCAACCGATCAAACCGTCCGCAGTATCGATCCTGAAGAAGGCGCGATGATGTTGGGTTATGCCCGTTCTGTAGTAATTGTGCCTGGTTATGGAATGGCAGTTGCTCAAGCACAACATAGCGTTCGGGAATTAACAGATCAACTAGAACGGATGGGCGTTGATGTTAAGTATGCCATTCACCCCGTTGCAGGAAGAATGCCAGGACACATGAATGTGTTACTAGCTGAGGCAAATGTGCCTTATACCCAGCTGTATGACATGGATGATATTAATCCCCAATTTGAGCAAGCAGATGTAGCTTTAGTAATTGGGGCAAATGATGTAGTGAATCCAGCAGCGCGTACTGATGTTAATAGCCCAATTTATGGAATGCCAATTTTGGAAGTAGATCGGGCGAAGCAGACAATTGTGATTAAGCGCGGGATGAGTACAGGTTTTGCTGGTGTAGATAATGAGTTGTTCTACAAGGATAAAACTACAATGCTCTTTGGTAGCGCGAAGGATATGGTGGCGAAGTTGGTTTCGGAAGTGAAGCAGTTGTAG
- a CDS encoding NAD(P) transhydrogenase subunit alpha gives MRIAVAKEIEVGERRVALIPDIVARLVKQGLEIWVETGAGERSFFSDSAYEAAGAKIIADPATLWGEADILLKVSPPQEREDGRSEIDFLKAGSVLISFLNPLGNPLVVQQLANRQVTALSMEMIPRTTRAQSMDALSSQASLAGYKSVLIAAAALPKYFPMLTTAAGTIAPAKVFIMGAGVAGLQAIATARRLGAVVEAFDIRPAVKEEVQSLGAKFVEVKLEEETVAAGGYAKEISEASKQRTQEVVAEHIKNADVVITTAQVPGKKAPLLVTEEMVKQMKPGSVIVDLAAEQGGNCACTDPGKDIVWNGITIIGPINLPSSMPVHASQLYAKNLTSLMQLLINKDKALQVDFADDIIDAACVSHAGEIRNQRVQEALQALSTQIGKH, from the coding sequence ATGAGAATAGCAGTAGCTAAAGAAATAGAAGTTGGTGAGCGTCGTGTGGCATTAATTCCTGACATCGTTGCCCGATTGGTAAAGCAAGGTTTAGAAATTTGGGTAGAAACAGGTGCAGGAGAGCGATCGTTTTTTAGTGATTCTGCTTATGAAGCAGCAGGAGCTAAAATTATTGCTGACCCCGCTACATTATGGGGAGAAGCTGATATTTTATTGAAAGTCAGTCCGCCACAAGAACGTGAAGATGGACGCTCCGAAATTGATTTTCTGAAAGCAGGATCTGTATTGATTAGCTTCCTCAATCCTTTGGGCAATCCTTTGGTGGTGCAGCAGTTAGCAAATCGCCAAGTCACAGCTTTGAGTATGGAAATGATCCCCCGTACTACTAGAGCGCAAAGCATGGATGCATTGTCTTCGCAAGCATCTTTAGCAGGTTATAAATCTGTATTAATTGCCGCCGCAGCATTACCGAAATATTTCCCCATGCTGACCACCGCCGCAGGTACGATCGCCCCAGCTAAAGTATTTATCATGGGAGCAGGCGTGGCAGGATTGCAAGCGATCGCCACCGCAAGACGCTTGGGAGCAGTGGTAGAAGCTTTTGATATCCGTCCTGCTGTTAAAGAGGAAGTCCAAAGCTTAGGGGCGAAATTTGTTGAAGTTAAACTCGAAGAAGAAACTGTTGCGGCTGGTGGATACGCCAAAGAAATTTCTGAAGCTAGCAAACAACGCACTCAAGAAGTTGTTGCCGAACACATCAAAAATGCCGATGTAGTGATTACCACAGCCCAAGTTCCAGGTAAAAAAGCACCTCTGTTAGTCACCGAAGAAATGGTGAAACAGATGAAGCCTGGTTCAGTAATTGTAGACTTAGCCGCCGAGCAAGGTGGTAACTGCGCTTGCACCGATCCCGGTAAAGACATCGTTTGGAACGGTATTACTATCATCGGGCCGATTAATCTTCCATCATCAATGCCAGTCCACGCCAGCCAGTTGTATGCTAAGAACCTGACATCATTGATGCAATTACTGATTAATAAAGACAAAGCTTTGCAGGTGGACTTTGCCGATGACATTATTGATGCGGCTTGTGTCAGCCACGCAGGTGAAATTCGCAATCAACGAGTGCAAGAAGCATTACAAGCATTAAGTACTCAAATAGGAAAACATTAA
- the rpmH gene encoding 50S ribosomal protein L34 gives MQRTLGGTNRKRKRTSGFRARMRTPDGRNVIRARRKKGRHRLSV, from the coding sequence ATGCAAAGAACCCTGGGCGGCACCAACCGTAAGAGAAAGAGAACTTCTGGTTTTCGCGCTAGAATGCGTACCCCAGATGGGAGAAACGTGATTCGCGCCAGAAGAAAAAAGGGTCGTCATCGTTTGAGCGTTTAG
- a CDS encoding single-stranded nucleic acid binding R3H domain-containing protein — protein sequence MQRGQQWLKTLLLLTGVSAEVEGNLEPAQPQSGDSEEPDNYWLTIDETQLNPDQIRILIGTDGSVLDAIQYLANSVLNINQPLEEQASYTIELNGYRVKREAEIRALAEAASEEVRTTGREVEIKSLSSAERRQIHTFLKEFSDLETFSRGKEPHRHLVVRPAIAP from the coding sequence ATGCAGCGAGGGCAACAGTGGTTAAAAACACTGCTGCTACTTACTGGGGTATCTGCTGAGGTTGAGGGTAATTTAGAACCCGCTCAACCTCAGAGCGGCGACTCCGAAGAACCAGATAACTACTGGTTAACAATTGATGAAACACAACTAAATCCCGATCAAATCAGAATTTTGATCGGGACTGATGGTTCAGTACTAGATGCAATTCAGTATCTAGCCAATTCAGTACTGAACATCAACCAACCACTAGAAGAGCAAGCTTCTTATACCATCGAGTTGAATGGCTACCGCGTCAAACGAGAAGCGGAAATTCGCGCATTGGCTGAAGCTGCATCGGAAGAAGTGCGAACTACAGGGAGAGAAGTAGAAATAAAATCCCTAAGTTCGGCGGAAAGACGGCAAATTCATACATTTTTAAAGGAATTTTCCGATCTAGAAACCTTTAGCCGTGGTAAAGAACCACATCGACATCTTGTAGTTCGTCCCGCGATCGCACCTTAG
- a CDS encoding nicotinamide nucleotide transhydrogenase, subunit alpha, with product MTEALLAALFVFVLASFTGFEIINKVPPTLHTPLMSGSNAISGIAVIGAIVAAGERNTNLSVILGLVAVVLATVNVVGGFLVTDRMLQMFKKKEIKA from the coding sequence ATGACAGAGGCATTACTTGCTGCTTTGTTTGTATTTGTGCTGGCATCTTTTACCGGCTTTGAAATCATCAACAAAGTGCCACCTACCTTGCATACACCATTAATGTCAGGCTCAAATGCGATTTCTGGCATTGCAGTGATTGGGGCAATTGTGGCTGCTGGCGAGAGAAACACTAATCTATCTGTGATTTTAGGTTTAGTTGCGGTGGTACTAGCAACTGTCAACGTCGTCGGCGGTTTCCTAGTCACAGACAGAATGTTGCAAATGTTTAAGAAAAAGGAGATTAAGGCGTGA
- the rnpA gene encoding ribonuclease P, whose amino-acid sequence MALPKANRLKSRKDFQAVFREGIRRHGSYFTLRALKPSVSKHSSLDTAPENIRSTDTAHLDSTKFGIAVSTKVSKRAVVRNRIKRQITVALYQLLPRLSPGWRLVIVVKPTAAEQECVSQQYLQELEQLLAQAEVLDGHS is encoded by the coding sequence GTGGCTTTGCCCAAAGCAAATCGGCTAAAATCCCGAAAAGATTTCCAGGCAGTTTTCCGAGAGGGAATTCGGCGTCATGGTTCCTATTTCACGTTAAGGGCCCTGAAACCGTCGGTTTCCAAACACTCTTCTTTGGATACTGCCCCTGAAAATATACGGTCAACTGATACAGCACATCTGGATAGCACAAAATTTGGCATTGCCGTTAGCACAAAAGTTAGCAAACGTGCAGTAGTTCGCAACCGGATTAAACGGCAAATAACGGTAGCTTTGTATCAGTTATTGCCCAGATTGTCACCTGGATGGCGGTTAGTAATAGTTGTGAAACCAACAGCAGCAGAACAAGAGTGCGTAAGCCAACAATATCTGCAAGAATTAGAGCAGTTGTTAGCACAAGCCGAGGTACTAGATGGGCATTCGTGA